The DNA segment GAGAACCCATGATTGAAGAATATGTCAAAACAAATGATCCAGATGTAAACCGTGATCCGCGAGTGCCGCTCGTTCTTCTCCTTGATACATCAAGCTCGATGGAAGGCGAGAAGATTGCGCAATTGAACGCGGGACTTCATGTGCTTCGCGACGCGTTGATGGAAGATCCGTACGCGCAACGGCGTGTGGACCTCGCGATTGTCACGTTTGGTGGAACTGTTGCGACAGCCACTCCATTCACGATGGCTCCTGAGTTCGATCCGCCGATGCTTAGCGCGGCGGGGAACACACCAATGGGGACAGCAATTCTCCAGGGCATCGACATCGCATTAGGGCGGCTTGCCTACTATCAGAACCACAAATTGCCGAAAGCCTTCGTTCCGTGGGTGTTCCTGATCACGGACGGGGAGCCGACAGACTCGTACGAAAGAGCCGCGGCGCGCGTGAGACAACTCGACTCCGGTGAGCGGCCCCAGCTTCAATTCTTCGCTGTCGGCGTCGATGGCGCCAACATGCGGAAGCTCGCAGAAATCTCCCGCCGCCCGCCAGTTATGCTGAACGGCGTTAACTTTCGCGATTTTTTTCTGTGGCTCACGATCAGCTTGAGTCGAGTGTCGCAGACGCAGACCGGCGTCAGCATTCAGACCCCAGCCGTCACTTTTGGAACGGTGTATGCATGACCCTGTGGAAGTTCATAGGACATTCGGTCGCGGGCGTGTCACACGAGCGCCATGACATCGCGTGTCAAGACGCCGCGATAATGCGAAGCAGGACTCTTCCCACGGGCGAGCGTTATCTGCTGCTGGCCTGCGCCGATGGGATGGGTTCGGCACGGATGGCTGCTCATGGGTCGAAGATAGCTTGCTCCGCACTGGTTGAGGTGGTCGAACGCAGCACGGCCCGGTGCAGCAGTTGCGATGAACTGATGACGGAGACCTATGCGCGAACATGGTTCGACGAGGTTCACCGGGCTCTTGAGGACGAAGCGGAATTGCTGGGATGTCCGATTCGCGATCTTGCCTGCACGCTACTGTTTGCCTTGTGCGGGCCGAAGGGCTCGGTCTTCGGGCAGCTAGGCGACGGTGTAATCGTCGCGCGAGCGAATGACGGAATCCGGCAGGTGTTCTGGCCGATGCAGGGAGAATTCGCAAACGTCACCTATACCATGACCAACCGCGAACAAATCGAATCAGCCTGCATATGCTCGCTCGAAAACGTGGACGGCGTGATTCTCAGCACCGATGGGATGCAGTATTTCCTGCTCGATTATCCAAAGGAATCCGTTGATGCCGCGTTTGCATCGGGGCTGTTTCGATGGCTTCGGGAAACGGAATGCCCGGAACAGCGGAAAACGGAGATCGACGCATTCCTGCGGTCGGCGAGAGTTACGCAGCGAACGGATGATGACACGACGCTCGTGATAGCAGTTAGAGCTTCCGATGCCGCTTGACCGGGTCATCATTGAACGCGGAGACGTGCTCACGTTCACCGGTGAAGCGATGGTGGGAGGGCAGGGGGAGGTCCGGCGAGTAGCCAATGATCACACGAATGTAGTCAAAATCTACAAGCCGGGCCTTCGCACTGCCGATCAAATCTCGAAACTTCGGGCCATGATCGCCGTTGGCACGCATAACCTTCAAGCGGTGACGGCGTGGCCAACGGCGATTGTGCTTGAACCGCGCCGCCGAATGCCGATCGGATTCGTCATGCCCTTCTTCGGCGGCTCGGTGACGATCGGCGAAATATACAATCCAATTTGCGTCCCTCCAAACTTCTCTCGCCCGACATGGAAGACACTCTGCACCATCGCGCGATCGATGTACTTCATCGCCGAGTCGGTTCATAGGGCGGGCTGCGTGATCGGCGACGTCAACCAAAAGAACTTCATGCTGCGTCCCGATGGCCGAATCCGCCTGATCGATTGTGACTCTTTTCAGATACAGCATAACGGCCGAATCTTCCGGGCGCAGGGCCATGTGCCGGAGTATTGTCCGCCGGAGGTGCAGTGCGGCGCTCATACCGGTCCGATTACGCCCAACCAGGATGCGTTCGGTCTCGCAGTCCTCTGCTATCAGCTTCTTCGCGTCAGCGACAATCCTGGGCTTGGTCTTACTGAACTGAACGGCCCGGCCGAATTATGGAAAAAAATAACGACCGGGCGCGGCAAGGAAATCGTTCCCCGCATTTTCTCTGACCATGTGCCCGCGCGCGCGTTAGGCGAGGCGAAGGTACTCTTCGAGCGGGCCTTTACGGAAGCTAAGAGGCCGTCTACGCAGGAATGGATCGCCTGCCTTTCATCCATCATCCAACGGACTGTCGAATGCAAACGCCGTAAGCAGCATCTGTATTGGCAGCCATATGGACGCTGCCCATGGTGTGAAAAGGCGGCGAAAACCGGAAAGGATATTTTCTCCATCAAGGTACGGCCCCGTTTGCGACGCCGCCCTGTGCCGCGACGGTCTGTCAATCGACCGCGACGGCCATTTCTTCAGCCCATACCGTTTCAACGGGCGGTTGCGCAGCCGCTGAATAGAGCAGGACAGCCAGCGCCAATTAGACAAAGGCGCGTCGCCGTGCTGCCGGCACCGCGACCCTCTCCCGGTACAAAGTTCCTACGCCGCGTAGTTCTATGCTGCATGTTTCTCTTGTTTGCATCTCTGGGCTGCTACAAGGCAACCAAGTTCGCTTTCGCAAAGGCTAAGGAGGCATGGAACCAGGTAACGAATGGACCGGATGAGAATGCCGTGTGGACTTTCGGTGATGATGAGAACCGCTCTATTGAAGTTGAACGTGTTTCGATGAAGGGCAGCCGATACCTGCATCGGCTCAGCACATATGAGCTGGTCGGTGATGGAACGTTCACTCTGGAAGTCGCTGAGGGCACGTCGTCTGAACGATTTCCACTTGGTTTGATCGGCGAACGTGAGTGGATTGGCCAACAATACACACTCTCATCAATTGAGATTTCGGTCGCGCGCGGCCGTTGGGTCCGGCTGGGCGGCAATGACGAGTTCGATTGTTATGAATTCACGGCGGTAAATGGCGCGCGATGGAAGGAACTCGTTCCCTTTCTTGATTCGGCGCAGCTCCAAACGCGACTTGGGGCGCATCGCGTAGAAACCTGGGCTGCCCTGGAACGGGCCCTGACGGAGGGGCGCTGGGTGCAGGGACGCGACGAAGGACGAACACGGGATCGATATTTGTTTCGTGCTGCTCTCATGCATTTCGATCCGACGGGATCATTCATCGAACACCAAAAGTTGTACAGCTCCAATCTGCCAGCCAGTGAACTTAGACGTGTCGATGTTCAGCGCAAGCAGCTCGGAGCGTTAGTTCAAGAGGATGACGGCTGGAAGGAAGTTGTTACCGGGAACTGGACTCTTGGCTTGATTGACGGCGTGCCTCTTCTGTTGCGTTCTTATGACGATGGAAGTGTCTGCGAAAGCGCCCTTATGGACTGGCGGACAAATGAATGGAGAGAAGCGCTGGCGACAGACCGCAAAGCATTCTGTCGAACAAGCTACGCCGTCAACAATTGAGGCCGACGGGATTCCTATTCACAAATGAAAGGTGAGACAATGCTCCGCAAAATGTTGAAGCGATTTCAAGGTGCGACTCGGCCATCTCCGACGGCGAGTCGCGCGATCGGACCTGACGATTTCGACTATCCAATCCTCGACTTCGGAAATGACAATGTCTGGAGATTGCGGGATGCTTATGAGGGACTGCAAATTTTTGGAGCCACCGGCGCGGGCAAGTCCACATCGAGCGGAAAAGCCGCTCTCCATGCTTTTCTAAAAATGGGGATTGGCGGGCTCATTCTAACAACCAAAACGGATGACGCTTCAGTTTACCTCAAGGCGTGCCTGGATGCTGGCCGTCTGGGGGACGTGCGAGTCATCACAACGGGTGAACGCGACTATGTTTTCTATCGTTCCAAGGTTGAGCGGTTTAATTTTCTCAATCGTGAATTGACTCGCGCCGGACCGGGCGGCGGGCTCACACATAACCTCGTCTATATGTTAGGAACGGTCGCGGAGGTGGGGTCCGGCCGGAGCAGCCGGGGAAAAGCTGATCCTTTCTGGGATTTCGCCCGCGACGAAATGCTGGTGCAGGCTATAGAAATTTTGACGTTTGCGCGCGGCCGGCTGACGTTGCCGGAATTGTACGAATTTGTCAGCACCGCTCCCAGCACGCCTGCGATGCTGGAGGCTGAAGTTAGACGCGCTGAAAGCAAACAGCCGGGCAAGTTGTCGTTCGCTTACGAGTGTCTGCGAGATGCTCAAACGAAACTGATGCAACGACAAGTGCCGGATGCAAAATATCGCGATCTGCTTCAAGCCGCGATTTACTGGCAGCGACGTTTTCCCACAATGGGAGCGCGGACCCAGTCGTCGATCATCGCGCACTTCACCGGCATTGCGATGGCGCTGTTGTCGTCTCCGATACGCGAGATCTTCTGTAGCGATCAGCCCGATACGATTCAGCCGTCCGACACATTCACGGATGATACGATCATAATCATTGATTTGCCCGTGAAGGAGTTTCACCACGTCGGCCGCTATACACAGGCCGTGTTCAAATATGCCTGGCAAATGGATTTGGAGCGAAGAGATATTTCCGTACATCCCAAGCCAACTTTCCTATTTGCCGATGAGTCTCAGAATTTCGTAACCAGTTTTGACGCACAATTCCAAAGTACGGCGAGAAGCAAACGCGCGTGTACGGTCTATCTCACGCAAAATCTATGCAGCTATATCGACGAAATGGGTGGTCCCAGCGCCGAGCCGGCCGTGATGAGTCTGCTCGGTAATCTCAACACGAGAGTCTTCCACAGTCAGGGTGATTCTCAAACGAATGATTATGCGTCGCGCTTAGCTGGTCGTGCCTGGCGAATCAGGCGTAATCGCTCTTATACCCAAGGCTCCGATGGGATTGCCAAGTCCATTTTCCAGCCGAGCAGTCCGTCGCATACACGCGGCATGAACGAAGAAGTTATAGATAAGGTGCTATCAGAGACGTTCACACGCTTTCGAACCGGCGGTCGAGCCAATGACTTCAAAGTCGATGCGATGATCTTTCAAAGCGGGCGTACGTGGAACGGACCGCTGGCCGAAAACTACCTCATGCACACTTTCGAGCAAATGCTATGAACAACATTATTCCCGATCCGCGACAATTGGTGCCAAGTCTGGCGACGATTCAGTTTGCCTACACGGTGACGTCAAAACTCGTGGCCGCGCTGATTAACCTCCCGGTGCCGGTGGCCGAAGTTTTTCTAAGACGAGAATTCGGAGCGGCGCGCCTGGGAAACTTCTCATGGCTCAATGCACCGTTCCTGTTCTTGATCGGATGGTTGCTTTCGGGGATTGTGGCGCTGCTGCATCCGCATCAGGCCGCAACGCAAGCGACTTTAGGATTTCTTATCGCGGCCTCGATTCTCTGCGTCTGGCATGAATATGTCATTCAGCGTGCGATGAAAGCTCGCGGTCCCTTGATCGCGGCCGAACCGCACGTCAAGTACGAAGGCGTGCCGTGGCTCGCGTGGCTGTTTCGCAAGCCTCAGTTGGCAGCGCCCTCGATGCTGTTGCTTGAGCCGGCGCTTCTTGTGTTTGCGATACCGTGGCTGATTGAGAGTTTTGATCCTGTATTCGCGGGACTGATGCGATGGCTGGGAATTGCGACGTTTGTCGCCGGACTCCGAGCCTTCAGCGAGCGGCATAAAAACGGTGAATCAGTGGCCGATTGGGCGAAAGAGGTAATGCAGGGAAGGGGCAGAATGCCGTAAGGATTTCAATCGCCGCCATCTCCTCCATCGCCATCACCGAATCCGCCGATCTCATGCTCAAATTCGATGTCGTCGATGAGGAATTGGGCCGAAGCATCCGGCGTGTTGGATCGATAGTAATGGCCCGAGAGAGTAAAGGAGTCTAGCAATATGTCCTGCGCGCGATCGTCGGCGCGAGGTTCGTGGCCTGAAGGTCGGGATTCTTCCGCCTGACGAAACATCGAATCGCTTTCGATGATTCGCAATCCTGTTGGATTTACTGGGTGGCTTTCAGGGTCCGCAGAGGTTGGCGAAGACGATTGATCTTGTTGTGCTGCAAGCGCTTCGGAGCCGAGCATAGCAGAGCCAATCCCAAGAGCGGGAGCGACGCCACGAGAAATGGAGTCGTCGCCCACGTCCTGTTCGATTCGTTGCTGCCAGGGGAATCTCCCTTGCTCACGCGGGCCTTGGTCGCCATTCCATTCCGATTCGGAGACTCGCTCCGCCCAAGTGCCTTGTGATGCGGATTCAGAAGTGGCGCTCATCGAATCGGCGGTAGCCTCGGGCCCAATGTTCGAGGGGGATTCGATCCCCTCGACGCGGACCTGTAACGACTCCATGTCCGTCAATTGAGAGGGAGTTTCGATAGCCACTTCCGAAGCGATTTCTGGCGTTGCCGAGGCAGCTTCTGTCGGGGAGTTCATCAGTAGATTCCGAATGCCCGTGAGTGAAGCACCGCCGCCACCTCCGCCTCCGACAGGTGAGTTTTCCTCGAATGGCTTGTCGGGAAGTTTTTGCTTTGGGGGTTTCATCTGATTACCCATGCTCGTCAATAGAAATAACGCTTGGAATGTTGCTCTGCGAAACATAAAACAGATGCAATTTGTTGCAAGGAATGCTATGTATGGAAATGGCCTCGAACGACAATCAATCCCGATGCAGACCAGTGCGCGAATCGCTTGCCAAGTGCGCGGCATGGGTTCTCGACATGGATCGGAGACTTGCCTCGCCTCACCTATGCGCCGAGAAACGGACGGAAATCGAGAAACTGAAGAGCGACATAATCTCGCATCATGATGCGCTATGGCGGTATCATTATGACCGCGAGACTCTTGCGCAGCGGACGCAATGGAAACAACAGCAAATTGAGTGCATCAAGAGCGGCCTGCAGCAATTGATCGTTTCAGGGACCGTGCCGCGCTGATAGGTGCGCGGAAGTCCAATCAAGTTTTGCTTTCCATTTCCCATCATCACGTCGTTATTTCTATGAAATGATCGACGTAAATCTTGAAACAATGATTCCGCTTTCCAAGGCGTGCCGAGTCGTCAATCCAGGACGGCCGGTACACACGGCAACTATTTGGCGGTGGATAAAGAAAGGTGTCGCTGGAGCTAGACTCGAAGCGATCCGGATCGGTGGCGTGCATTACACGTCGCACGAGGCGATCGCGCGGTTTCTCAAGAGTCTCAACGCCGATAAGCCGAGCGCGGTGCCGGAACCGCCGGATCGACAAGCCGAAAAGGCAATGGAACAACTTGCCGCGCTCGGTTGCTGAACTATGACTCGTGAGCAAACGGCGAGTCATTCCTTCTCAAATTGCGCAGAACGGCTACTTGATTCCCTTTCATATCCCGACAGGTTTCAAGTGGTTCCAAGACAATAGGCTTACCCAATTTTCTGCATAACGGTGTGCGCTATTGCCGTATCCCGTTCGGCGTAGCGCTCGGTCACGCTAAGGTTTCCCAATTGATGTCCTAGCAACAGTCGGGCTGTCTCGATGCCGTGCTCGCGACGGACTTGCGTGGCGAAGTTATGCCGTAGGGCATGGAGCGACCACCGGGGGATCAGCCGTCCCTCAGGGATTTCCTTTCCGGCGGCCGCAAGCCGTCGCTTTGTTTCTACATCGGCCTTATCGCACGCGCTGTGGACCGAACGTCGATAGGAATGCACGTCGTAATGATCCCCGGGCTTCCGTTTCGGCTGCTCGCGTCGATTTGAGCCGGGACGGTTGCCGTACTTTAGCGGCGTGCGGCGCTTGGCGCTCAACTCGGCCCTTCGCACTGCCTCATCCTCATCAGGTCGAAAGATATA comes from the Phycisphaerae bacterium genome and includes:
- a CDS encoding VWA domain-containing protein; translated protein: MIEEYVKTNDPDVNRDPRVPLVLLLDTSSSMEGEKIAQLNAGLHVLRDALMEDPYAQRRVDLAIVTFGGTVATATPFTMAPEFDPPMLSAAGNTPMGTAILQGIDIALGRLAYYQNHKLPKAFVPWVFLITDGEPTDSYERAAARVRQLDSGERPQLQFFAVGVDGANMRKLAEISRRPPVMLNGVNFRDFFLWLTISLSRVSQTQTGVSIQTPAVTFGTVYA
- a CDS encoding protein phosphatase 2C domain-containing protein, with the translated sequence MTLWKFIGHSVAGVSHERHDIACQDAAIMRSRTLPTGERYLLLACADGMGSARMAAHGSKIACSALVEVVERSTARCSSCDELMTETYARTWFDEVHRALEDEAELLGCPIRDLACTLLFALCGPKGSVFGQLGDGVIVARANDGIRQVFWPMQGEFANVTYTMTNREQIESACICSLENVDGVILSTDGMQYFLLDYPKESVDAAFASGLFRWLRETECPEQRKTEIDAFLRSARVTQRTDDDTTLVIAVRASDAA
- a CDS encoding TraM recognition domain-containing protein → MRDAYEGLQIFGATGAGKSTSSGKAALHAFLKMGIGGLILTTKTDDASVYLKACLDAGRLGDVRVITTGERDYVFYRSKVERFNFLNRELTRAGPGGGLTHNLVYMLGTVAEVGSGRSSRGKADPFWDFARDEMLVQAIEILTFARGRLTLPELYEFVSTAPSTPAMLEAEVRRAESKQPGKLSFAYECLRDAQTKLMQRQVPDAKYRDLLQAAIYWQRRFPTMGARTQSSIIAHFTGIAMALLSSPIREIFCSDQPDTIQPSDTFTDDTIIIIDLPVKEFHHVGRYTQAVFKYAWQMDLERRDISVHPKPTFLFADESQNFVTSFDAQFQSTARSKRACTVYLTQNLCSYIDEMGGPSAEPAVMSLLGNLNTRVFHSQGDSQTNDYASRLAGRAWRIRRNRSYTQGSDGIAKSIFQPSSPSHTRGMNEEVIDKVLSETFTRFRTGGRANDFKVDAMIFQSGRTWNGPLAENYLMHTFEQML
- a CDS encoding DUF1580 domain-containing protein; the protein is MIDVNLETMIPLSKACRVVNPGRPVHTATIWRWIKKGVAGARLEAIRIGGVHYTSHEAIARFLKSLNADKPSAVPEPPDRQAEKAMEQLAALGC